From the genome of Fusarium fujikuroi IMI 58289 draft genome, chromosome FFUJ_chr06:
CACCTTGCCTCGGAGGATGTTCGAGGAGGTGATATATGTCTTCCTTGCCCTACCTGGATGCTTCCCATGTCAATAGCCTTCAAGTAATTCTGCTTTCTGGATAACTAAGTGTGGCATAGGCTATGTTTTGCTTGAAGCCTAAAGATGTGTTGGCAGGTTGTTTAGGGATTTAGTGACAATTTACTTGCCCTTTGAGTGAGTTGACTGAAAAACGAAGTCCTCAGTCCTCTTGTCTTCCCCATGGGATCCGCTACCACTTATGTGTCGTTAAAGTGATTAAGTGACTTTGTGACGAAATGTGCCAGTACATAGTGGCCATCCTTCATTTGTGGATAAGCTCGAAATGATCAGATTCAAGAGAGGTGCCTGAAGCGTCACCTCAACGGGATGAAAGCTAAAAAGAAGGAATGTCACAAtaaaaatttcttttttattgaTATATGCTAGGCCTATGGATACTCGTTGGCGACCAACAACTGTTGCTCCGTTTGAAGATGGGTTGTCGACCGCCTCATGGGGCTTCTCAGAGCAGCAGGTTTTATGGTCGAGCTCATATACCTTTAGCACCCCTATATATCTTTTGAAATATGGTCACATTAATTGGGAAAGTTGGGTATGATCCTGTGAGAAAAAAGGTTGACAGTTCATCCGTATGCGTTTTGCTATGCCTCAATACTCAAGAGGGTTGTTGGTCAGCTTCTTTTGATGACTTGCAGAACAATACGCAAAGATAACTCTGATTCACTTACTTTCTAAGGGCTATTTCAATGGTTTTCAGTGGTGAATAATAACAATATGCGAGTTGGGGGGTTTTCGCGTCGGGGGTTACTTCTATTGACACTGCGTGCCAGTGTGATTCACTTCACAATCATGGTATCTTTTTCTGCCTCCGAgaaaggtatttaaacttctcttctccttcataaTATTTAATTCGTGCACGAGAGCGTATGTCTCGATCTTCGGTCAGTTTTGTTCTCTTTTCATCCATTACTAGGTACCTTTGTCAGGAACTAACTATGGTCTAGACTCGTGATACGAAAGCTTCGGGAGCTCCCAGAAGATATCAAGATGGCAGAAGCCACGATTGCTCAGCAGGTTTCGGGAATGTTCGCCGAACTCAGTGCATTTCGAAAAAGCGACGTGGCACAAAAGCAAGAAATCGAGAACCTCGAAGCCCAAAGAGACTTCTACGCCAACGAGGCAGAGATGCTCAGAGACCTTCGCGTTCTGTACGAATCCAAGCTCGAACAGAAAGACTCTGAGATTTTGGGCCTGCATGTCCTcctcgacaaggtcaaggtcgatGCCGATATCTGTAGAGACGATCTGAGCAAGTTGCGTAAGCAGCTCAAGGACCTGCAAGCCAAGTATGAGACAAGCCAGAAACAAATTTGCGCTGGTGAGGCCAGGTTTGCCCGTCGCAATCTCCAGGTCACCAATCTGATTTGCGCTCTGCGTCGCAAAATTTCTACCAACCGCATCTCCGTCGTTGCTCTTCGCGCTGCGTACAAGGTTATTCCAAGCTTGGAGCAGAAAGCTCGGTGTATGAGGATTCTTTCTATGGCTAGGAAGTTTCCGCACCAGACTGGTatcgagaaggagatgaaggagtGCCTGGCGGATGCTGGACTCTTGATCTCGTTTGACAAGAATGGTGCCATGGTACTGACACGATCTGTGGAGGTTGTCAAACTACCCGTTAATGGGTATAAAGAGTTTGAGGAAAGCTTCACCATCGTCGAGAAAGATGCTAACATGACTGACGACAACACTTCCGATCAGCACCCTCAACAGAATGTCAAGAAAGATGAAGACGTTCAGATGTCTGTTTAAACGCCAGCAAACAACCGCACTACTATCATGTGCTTGCTACGATGGATCTGAGAGTATTTGGACGTCAGCACAAACCAGCTTCTGCTTACAATGCTCAATCATTTGAGTTGATGAATTGGAGTTTACGCCACAAATGAGTCATGCTTGTTCGTTTGGAACACGATTGGGGTTCACCTGTACCAAGTTGCAATACAAAACATTGAGTTCTGGTTGGTGTTTACTGCTAGCTTATTGCTTAACTACCTATACTCCCAATAAACTAGCCGCCCATACATTACAAGTCCAGAGTGAATGTGTTAGGTTCAGACAGTCTCAAGTTCCTCATGGTCTACTCTTTTTTCACTAGTTATTGCTGAAATCCATGCCGAGATTAGACTTGTTATGCAATACCCTACATAAATAACCCTGTCGATATCTTGCATCTGACTGTTACATAAACATGGTATTCTTAGTCCTCGTCTCAAATATCAGGACTGGTTTCCGCATTGTTTTTCAAACGGTCAAGGCGAACAACGCAACTGTCCGCTCTGTCTCATCAGAATTCTTAAACAAGAGTGTTTTCTCATCTGCACGTCGGCGCTGGAGCATGCCAGAAACAGTGTATCTTCATTAAAACACCACGTATTGCACTGTTTGATACGAAAGTGCTATCCTAGCGAGTCTTGTTTACATGAATCAACTACATGCAAGCTCCCGTCGTCAGGTGATAGACAAACACAATATACAACATGCTCAAAAAGTAGGTAGCCGTTTTATCTCAAAACTTTCTCCTCATTTCACTATTTCATAGGTGGGAAATATTTCTAGAGTTGAGTTATCTCTAATATCTGTATTTTTTCCTGTTGCTATCCGACGCTATCTCCGTTTACCCCAGCAACCTTGGAAGTTCAGTCTCCGACTGCAAGCCACCGCGATCACCAAATTCTCCCTCTAGAGCCGGGAGCTTTTCCAAAAAGGATGTTGTTTTATTTCAGGGGTTTACCCGAGCCTGTCGGCACAAATCTCTATGCTGTTCAGTAAAGAACTACTAGGCATTCAGAGAGTAAGAACGCCGATATCATTCTCCTGCCTCTCGGGTGCATACAGGCGGTTATATCGGTACCATGCATAAGTCTTCTGAATTTGAGCTGGAATCTGCGTCTGCATGAGTATTCCAAGCAATTCATCTGTGAATATCCGATAAGTATATTGTGGGAGGTAAGTGCAAGGACGTAGAAGGCATACTGCTTCCCTATTTATACTCATCTAATATCTCGTTCTTTCTCATATCTTGAGCCAGAATTCTAATCTGCACCAATGATATAGGTAAGTACTGTTTTAAACCCATCAATATCTTTTTCAAACCAAGATGGTCGAGTCTCCATATACCACTACCCCTCAGCTTTCTCGGTTCGGGAAGCTCCCGCCAGAGCTGACAAACATAATTATCGACCTGCTACCCCCAGACTCTCTTGTCTCTATCCGCCTCTGCTGGCCTCATCTCGACGGATTGATTCTGTCTCGTCAGTTCAAAACAATTCGACTTACATTCACTGAAACGGATATCGAGAGACTGCAGGCGATTTCATCGACTTATCCTTACTATGTCCAAGAACTTGTCTTTACGACTGCTGAAAGCCGTGACACGCATAGTGACAGATGGGGTCAAGTCTTTACAGACGGTAAATATCACGAGGATGCCAAAGACTACCGTCGCAAATTCCTGGCTTGTGTCGATTCTCTGCCCAACCTGCACACTTTTACGTCTGAGCTGGGTCCTATCAGTGAAGCTACCATAAAAGAGCATATCGACGGGCTTGTGTATGCCACATTTCCTGCTCTATGCCGCTCTTCGTCTCGAGTTACAACTTTAAGATGTCAAGACCCCCTGAACTATATGCGTTGGTTCTTGTCCAAGGTCAGAGCAACTTGGGGCCCTCCTAGAGGGATGATCAAGGCCATTCCGAGAATATGCACCGGGGATATTTGTACTTGCTGGCAAAGCAGTCCTCAActttcaaggctgagctCGTGTACCGCCCCGCCGTCTGGCAGAGAGACTGAATGGATATATCCCAATATCCCCTGGGAGTGGAGGACTGCCTTGCGAGGACTCACAACACTTGATCTGCAGAATGACACCGCAGGTGGTAGCTGGAATTGCTTTGAACAACTCGTTGATAGACTTGTTTACTTTCTTGAGGGAGCTGTCAACCTGCAAGAGTTGTCAGTCAGATGGAGACGGACTGATCAGATTGGATCTGCTGGCCGCCCTCTTATTCACTCCGGTTGGCAGTTGGAGCATATCTTCTGCGGAAGATGGAAAAGTCTCAAGACCGTCAAGCTCACATTCATCCAATTCACATTCTCCGCCAACCCTTTCAAGACCTTCATTCGACGGCATTCGAAAACTTTACGACACATCATGCTTCACAACTGCCGCAGCGACCCAGAAGTTATTAGGATTATCAAGTTTGCTGCTTCGTGCCCTGGTGTTAAACTTCATCGGTTCGCTGTCTTTCCAGCGCATGAGAGCCATCCAAGGGTTGAGCTCCTGGATGAGTCATATCCAGATGGGGAGCAAGTAGTTGTCGAGAAACCTCGGATTGTTCCAGAGAGTGCGGTactcagcttcatcaacagcaaggaCCCTCAGCACCTCGATCTGTTTGCCGCGTGGAAACCCCTCGAGTATGAGTATTGGGGAACTGTCGAGCAGAGGGCTGAATCGACTTCGATAAAATGGCCTCAGAATAATGGGATGGCCGTGAAGTGCAAGCAGTGTAGCGACTAGCCTGGGAATAGCTTATTCTCCATATGGCAGAGTTCATCTTGAGAGATCGCTGGGGCCACTCGGAGTCGTCAATGGCATGGACCTGGAAAACAAAGAGATGTATCAGTCAGTTGAACTGATGTTCATAGCTTCAGTAAAGAAAAGCGACACATTTTGATTCAAATAGCATTTTACGCTATTGGCATAACTCTAACCGCATCCAACGCCAATTTCTAATCGTTATTTCATGGCCGTTTGGCCTAGCATTTGTATGAGTTAATAAGAGCGGAGTGCCTCGTGAGTATCGTGCCGGGGCGTTACTGGCCCTGAGCAACTCCAGCGCTAGCAGCACTCTCTCCAACCTTGAGTTCCTCCTCGGGTACACCAACACCGACACTGGCTACACTAGCAATACTCTGTGTCGTCATGCCTCGTTCCCGCTCACCGCCTGGTCTAATGGGCAATCCCTCCCGAGGGCCTGCTATGCTGACTCCTCTAGCAGGGGTAACGCTCACGCTGGCACTGGTGCTTGCGCTTCCACTTCTAGGACGGCTTGCATCACTGGCTCTTCGTTGGCGGACCTGTCTCTCTAATTCTCTAATCCTTCGCTTGAGAACATcattctctttcttggcaGTCTCAAGTTCGTTTCTGTAATATGCTGTCTCTTCGTAACGCATGGTGGCAGGCATCAACCCTGGGCTTAATTGCTCGCTCACACTTCCAGGGGTTGCACCGACTGAACTCGGTGGGATCGACGTAGGTGGGGGGATTCTCTGATGCTGGAAATAGTTGGACGGATCCAGGCTGCTGTGCTGAGGTCCGGGAGAATTCGTCAGGCTCCTTCGAGAGGCGGTACTATCCTGCCGTGAGAGAGGGGTAGCCTGGGACGGACGGGGCGCATGGATTCGTGCTTCGTAGGACGATGACAGCTGTTGATTTCCAAGGCTCTGCGACGTGGTCGATGATGTTCTATGATGTCGAGCCGTGGGAATTGAGAATCCCGAGCCTGAAAGGAGAGACTGTTCGGGTACATCATGAGTTGAGTTGCCGGCAGAGGTAGAGGAGGTGTTGGAAACGACGGAGGCGTTCTGGGCAGCTCGGAGGAGGGAAAGCTCACGGGTCAAACGGTTgacctaaagatattagaTGTAGCTACTGAATCGAGGTTGACATCTTGTACTCACCACGGCCTCTTGCTCTTTTTCAAGCTGGAGGTGAAGCTCAGCGGCGGTCAACGGACGAGGATGTCTTATCGGTCCAGGTCCCGGACCAACACCAGGTTCAGCTAGAATATTTGATGGAGCATTATAAGTCGGTTGCGAAGCATTCAATACAggcgatggaagagaaggcgAATGCGACGGGTTCACCGTATTCTGGTTGGAtgggaggatgttgagagatGGCGAAGCTGGGGCCGGCGGAGTAGCCATCTGTGTTGAAGACTGGCGACGAGAAGCCGCAAGAGTATGTGGAGAGGGGGGTACTGAGTTTAAATCCGGCATGCCGGTCATGAGGTCCGTATTTTGTATGGAAAGTTGATCGTTttctaggtaggtaagctTGGTggaaaagtaaaagtaacgCGTAGTTGAATGTTGAGGTAAGCTCTGGCGCGTTGTTCATGACCGTCACCGTCACCGTCAGTTGTCACTGACGGGGCGAGCGGGGTCCAGCGGGCCGGTCACTAGCATGGGCCCATTTGTACCGGTGTGGTAGACGCTAAAACACTGAGTGCCCCCTGAAGAGGCCCTGAAAGACTCCGACTGGCTGCGATGGCGGGGTCTTGAAAAACTGTAGGTATGAAGAGTGTTTGGTGAATGGATACTGCCTACCCTggagaagataataataccttCATTTCAGGCTCCATCGCTTATGTTTCTACTAAAATCATGGTAGTAGTTAACTGGGCTATTGAACCAGTGTTATTAGATCAACCAATTGCTCATTGTGTTATTGGTGACGAGTTGGGTAAGCACTGTTTTTTAAATCGCCATTCAGTGAAGCTAACAGCATTGGCATTGCAAGCTTGAGACTTGATGCAACGAGCTTCCATGAGCAATTGAACCATGAGTTAACAGACGAAGTGATGTGAACGATTAAGAATATATGAACTGACGGATGATTATCAACCTCTCAGTGATCCTTATCAATATTTGTCACCAATAATCAACCTTACAGTAAGCATGATAAACTCCAGAAACTCCCAATACAAGAAAGTGGGGAGCTTCATATCACCAACAAGCTCTGGCAGCTTGACACCTACTGAGAACAACTTATCAGCAGCTTCTCACTGTTCCTGAATCAAAACCACAAAAGGACCGTATCTCGACCCTCTTTCAGTGAATCATTGGCTCGCATCGTTACTCCGTCAAAAAAACACCATCTCGATCTCCATCCTGCCCATGATGTAATCACCCTATGACGGCATAGAATCCCACCTTCGACGTCAACTTGCAATCATTGCTTTCCACTTCTCGTACTTATTAACCTCTTATCCTTCCTCATCTGAGACCATTCCACATTCAAACAAACTATTCAACAACTACTCAATCCCGAGCCTTTTCACATACCAAACATTACAGCAATCATGCCTGAGGGACGTCAATCACCAGCTCCTGAGCAGCAGAGCGGCCGCCAGCAGCAGGACCCTCCTGGCTCTGGTCACGGAATCAACAAGACTGATGACAAGGACCCCAAGAGCCAGCTTGAGGCAAGAAATCCGCCAATTCCAGTTTCGAACATGATGCTAACTAATCTGCAGAACCTCTCATCCAACCCCAAGGGTATCACCGACGATATTGTGGAAGAGAAATTCTCCAAGACTGAGAAGAAATAGtcagtcaagtcaagacaaAAATCCCAAACGAAACAGTCTTAACATGGGAATAGAACAAACGATACCACGATGGTTATGAATTGATGGACAAGGGAATGCATAGAACTAATAAACCACGACTGAATTAGTCGCTTCATTCGAAACACTTTCTGTATCGCAATTGTAACATGTCTGTGAATGTATCTTCATTTATAGCTTATGTGCGAATGATGCTGCAACAACGTCGTTCATTTCATGAATCAAGAGATACATAGTCATTTCCATATGTTACTATTCTCAAACAATAGGCTTCTGTCACGTTTCAAGACCGATAATCACGATTAAACGTGGATGGCGGAATTCATCTCAAATTTATTGATTGTGACATGCGTAAAAGTCGTAACAATTCGTTAACTAACAGGCTGCAACAAACCATCATATGAATTTCTCATCAGAGCTCAAGAAATACCCCATTGCTTCCTCATTACTTCACGTCTCCCCAATTTTGATAGCTTAGTGCTTCTCGCCACCCTCAGGAGCGCTCACGCTGGGAACGTTGTCGGCAGAGGCGGCAGGAACTGATGTTCCTAGACTACCCTGACCAGCCTCAGGGGCGGCGGTACCGGAGGTCTTCTCCTTGCCGAAGACCTTCTCGAGACCAGCGGCCTTGTAGGCGCTTCCACCGtgctcctccttcttgagatcaGCAAGGCGACGAGCCTCGGCGTGCACCTCTTGAACTTGTCGGCTGCCCTCGGTGTAGAACTCGGCGATCTTCTTGCCGGTGGGTGTGTTGGAGGCCTTCTCAAAGTAAGAGCTGAGGCCGAGCCAGAGGCTGTTGGCGCGCTGGGTGATACCATAGCTCTCGTCGGTGGCCTTGGCTCGGTCGGTAGCGTGGTACTTCTGGTCGAGACCCTGGAGGGTAGAGAAGAAGCGGTTGGAGACATTGTGAGCGGCATCGAGGTCGAGGGCACGCTGGATGGCGGCGTCGCCTACGACATAACCGTGGGCAAGGTATTCGGCCAGGATGCGGGCGCGaggcttctcctcttggGTGATCTCATCGGAGTCGCGGTCAGCGTTCTTGGTGGCTTGGTGGACATCGTCTTCGCCGTCAGCGCCGGCGCTGGTGACCTCAAGATGGTTAGGACCGAGTtgggtgttgttgaggagaagagcagtCTTCTTGGCAGTCTCCTTCTCGAAGATAACCTCTGCGGACTTGGTCTCGCCCTCTTGGGTGACCTTGAGATCAGCGATCTTACCACTAGAGGACGTTAGCTGTGAAGCACGGAAAGTAAAGCGAGCAAGAGCTtaccagaagctgaagaagtccTTGATCTCGCTGTCGCTAGTGGACGAAGCGATGTTCTTGACGTTGATAGTAGAGTTggcagacatgatgaatgtgTGGTTGTGCGTGTTTATGGTTTGGTATGGTTAATGAGGGGTATCAAGCTTGTTGTGTTGAAGGTTGAAGGTAGCAAAGGGCAGGCAAGTGTTTTTAAGGAGTCAAGGCAAATAAGAAGCAAGAATGACGACACCGTGATAGATCGTGACGAGGCAACGAGGCAGTGGCAGTGTGAGCAGGAGCTTGTGTGGATGTGGCTCCCTCACTCCTATCCCCTCCAGCTCAGACGACTTCACTGCGGGGCAGAGAGCGACGTCATCGACGGGTGCCATGTGCGATGGCATGATGTACTTGATGAGAACTACATGACCTCACACACAATATAGGTAGCGGGACAAGTACCTTCTAGCAGCGTCATGAattgttgagattgatcTCTTGGAGAACGGACTAGAAGGAGGCTGTCAATAATTGCCCTTGCGTCGTCTCTTGTGGCGAGGTGATGAGACACTTCTCAGACCAAATCAAGTCGCAGAAGAATGATTTGCTTTCCTTCTTTCACATGTGAAGGaccctttttcttttttcttttttggtcTGATCGTCTTTGCATATGATCATCGAGGCTTATTTGTTACCCTCTCAACATTATGCTCATAAGCCATACAAACAACACCACGAGATTTACTGTCTACGCGTCTTGATACGCGTTAACGGAAAACTGAATATCACACGGTGGCCTTCATTCTGAGGCGTTTACCTCTGTTCCTGCTTTTGGAACTTGTAACTGTGTCATTCGGAGACGCTTCATGTGTTGGGTTTAGCATCATTAATCTGGGCGCTAATACTCTCTCTGTACAGTAGTTCCCGTTCGGTGGGCTAGGTACCGTGAGTTGCTAATTTAATCTCCCCTTGGCGTATCAAAATGCTCAAGACAACTAACGTGTGATAAGTTATGAATACACGGATACAGAGTATTTATCGACTTATCGTACTCAATTAAAGTCAACTTACACCATTGAATTCAATTGCCATTGCCAAATAATCATCTGCTCTTCAACACCGCCTTTGCTAGGTTTTAACGCCAACTCATCCGTCTCCATCCCATCACATCAACCCCTGTCCATCAAGCGCTGATGGATTTTTCCAATGCGACTTCAATTTCCCTCCTCATCAATTTGCAACAATCCTCGTTTGCGAACCTCGACTTAATGGTTCGTTCGCAGGGTAAAAGCTCATCTTATTATCATGCCATGATATCTATTCCACTATGGCCAGAATTGCCTGGCATCATATACACAACCTCATTATCACGCGACAACACCTCCTGTGATGCCTCGCCACTCTCTTTTAAACGCTTCCTCATATGGCAAAGTTGCTCCTTCAGCCCACTCTCCCGCTTCGTTAGACAAGTGTTGGGGGTCACACGCCAACTTGGCGATCGCCTCCATTGACAAGGGTCGTCATTATCCTTGCTCAGACGAAAAGACAGGCTCGTTCCCATCCTCTCAAGTGAGCAGAACGAAGGGGCAGTCTCATAAACCAGGAGAAACTCAAAGTTTCCGTGGCGCTCCGTAAACAGCCAATGTTGCAGCCAATGTTGCAGTCATATTCGTATATCTCACTGCATTAAAGTATTGATTACGGGCTCTTCATGGCGCCCCTCTCGTATTTAAACGGGATCCTTCACGGGCTTCCAGGCGGTCAAAGCGGCTCTCGCCTCCCCCAGACCGCATTGATTGAAATTTGCAACCCTAGCCCAGTCACTATCAACTTCTAACCTTGAAAGGAGCACACTATGGGCAATTGTTTCGCGCCAAGGAAACAAACTAAAAAGAACCCATATTCCCAGTTTCGTTGGCCTCACCTCTGCTGGTGATTTCACCGCTCTCGTGCTCACCTTTTCACTCTTTCAAATATCGGCTGTTTTCGcccagaggaggagagtagTATACGGATATCGTTTAAAAGTTTTTGATTTCGCAGGTTGGgaaaagtaaaggtaattcaATTCTTGGAGTCTCTTTGACAACTCAGCGCTAACAAAGAGGTCAGAAACCTGCCATGCCTCTCGTTCCCAGCTCCGCACCGCTGCCCAGCAGCATGACCACTATTGCTTATTTGCGCGAGCAAGAAATCCTCAACATCGTTTACATCGGTCTGCTCGTCATTGAAGTTCTTATGGTTTTGGGCGTCATCACTATGGCTCTTGTTAAGCGAGTTAAAGTCAACCACCAACTCAAAACGATACGATCAGCAACCACTTCGGCAAAATACGCTCCCTACCACTTTGCGCATGCCGACACGGAAAAGACGATGTTATGACGACCCGAAAGATGACGAGAAAAGAGATACGAAGAAGAACGATAACCTCAGATTGGCGCTTGACCACTATCGCGCACGATTACTACGATCATTGCATTTTATTCCTTtgttcaccaacatcaacacaaTATCTGCGCACTTTTTTCAGCATGAcaaagaggagaggaggctGTTCATTATCTCGCATGGTTCCAAGGCGTAATGCGTTTGTTCACTTGCAGCGGAAGATATGACTTACGACTATTTATACCCAGACTTTCTAGTTAATGCCATTTATGCTTTACGTTGCCTTTTTATCGCCAAAACTGAAATATTGTAAAGCTGATACTAATATCGTATTCTAAACTTGGAATCTCACCAGCTGCAGTGTGGCACTCATGGATCACGAAACAACCGTCATCTTGGACTCCCCTAACATTTTTGGCGACCGACCTAAAAGTCGATGCCCACACTGCAAGTTCTACCCTAAGCATGGCAAGAATAAGGTATGCGAAGCCTGTGAGTCCTTGATGGGAAAAGACGAAATCGAAGCCTTTCTCGGAGGCGTCGAACGGAACTGGTGTGTGTATCATCTAAATCGACAAGGATTTCTATCCGGCCGCGCCGCCCTCGAGAATGCAATGCGTGCTCGATTGATTCAAGAGCAGCGATGCATACGCCTTTGTTGCGCCGGACCGAAGTTACCCATCTATGTACATTGCGAAGACTGTCGCGAGATGTTGCTCTGCAAAGGCGTACCCATCGCCGTCGCCAACAGAAAGATTTACGAGCTTCCACATTTTGATGCTTTTCCAGACTACGATGACGACTCTTTCGCAGTAAGAGTTGTTAAAAGTGAGGCGAGTGTCTACGAAAAGGACTGGAACTGGGATTGCTCGTTGGCAAAGTTTGTGCATCCCAACCGCAAGAGATTCGCAGGAAATATCAGCCCCGAGGAGATGGTTTGATGCATGCTTATATCCAAGTCAACAGAAAACTATGACTCTTTTCTAGTTATTTTACGGGCTGATTCCGTGGATGTTCCAGGCTCAAGTGACTCGTGGAGTTTTGAGGTCAAAGTTCGATCATTCAACTCAGGAGGTATAAACACATCTGCCAGTATTCTGGACCATTCATAAACTTTTAGAAGGCGTAATGTCTGAGCCGTTTTTATTAAAGAGGACAAAAGACATGGCCCGTTCGTGAACTCCTTGCTATCGCTTGACTCACTATAGACACTCATCGAGTTGTCAATTTCAATTTCTATTGGAACCAAAACATCCACATACCTGAACTAGCTTTTCGATGAATCTCCCGCTGTTTGATGTTGAATGTTTTGAGTAAACTGTCAGATATGATCTGATTATCATCAATGCACTATCTGTCAACCCCAGCCCCTATCTTTATATCGAGTTGAACAATCGCTGCGTAATCCCGACAGAATCTTGCTTTGGCTGAGAGGAGGTTCTGACAGAAATACGAGAGCTGATATTTCTTGATGGGAGTGCTTACTCTTGTATATAACGGCAAAACTTATCACTGGCTGGTAGGGTTTTAATCGTCTAGTTCAATTACAGATTTCCAGGGG
Proteins encoded in this window:
- a CDS encoding related to actin cytoskeleton protein (VIP1); this translates as MSANSTINVKNIASSTSDSEIKDFFSFCGKIADLKVTQEGETKSAEVIFEKETAKKTALLLNNTQLGPNHLEVTSAGADGEDDVHQATKNADRDSDEITQEEKPRARILAEYLAHGYVVGDAAIQRALDLDAAHNVSNRFFSTLQGLDQKYHATDRAKATDESYGITQRANSLWLGLSSYFEKASNTPTGKKIAEFYTEGSRQVQEVHAEARRLADLKKEEHGGSAYKAAGLEKVFGKEKTSGTAAPEAGQGSLGTSVPAASADNVPSVSAPEGGEKH